The Dehalobacter sp. genomic sequence ATTACTTGCAGTATTTATAGGGATTATGGCAGTTACCATTATATTTATAGGCTACTTTTTCAATATAATTTTAGTCTAGAATAATCAATCATTGTACCTGCATTAATACTCTGTAAATTCAATGACAATTTATGGACTGAAAGGCGAACACAAGGGATTTACCCAAACTGTTGAGATAAGTGTAATGCCCATTCGGCCAGGTGTATTTATGGTTGGTTGGCAGGAAGAAAACCAAACAACCGTAACCCATATTGAGGATTTCGAAAAAGGTATCGTTTACACAAATATAACGCTGCCGGGCAATAAATCACTCCGCTTACAGGGACCTTTTAAACAGGTGAAATAGCTAGACAATTTTTTAAATATGAAAGGGTTGAATTTTCAATGAATATTAAAGTCTTGGTATCCTGCTGTTCCGATTATGGTCTAAAAGAGAAAACCGATGAAGTGATTAAAGAAATAGGTATAGACGCGACAGTCGAGAAAGTCAAAGATATGAAAACGCTAATGTCCTATGGCGTTATGAAGGGTCCAGCCATTGTTATAAATGAGAAAGTAAAATCTATGGGAAGAGTCCCAAGTAAAGATGAAATTAAAAAATATATACAGGATGAGATGGGTGTATGATCTATATCAAGCATATTTGATATTGTTATCGATTTTATTTGATATAAAAGGAGGCGTTAACCATAGATCCTTCATTTTCTGACTATGCAAGCCACTTTAAATCATTGTCGGATGAGTTAAGGCTAAATATTCTTTTCCATCTTTATCAGAATGGCGAGAAATGCGTATGCGAATTAACTGATTACTTTAAAATATCGCAATCTGCACTTTCATACCATTTAAAAATACTCTCCGACAATGAGCTTCTTATAAAACGCCAAGAAGCAGTTTGGAATTTATACTCTTTGAATAAAGAGCATTTTATGTTCCCCATACTAAAATCAATTTTCAAAAACCAGATTAAAGTACTTGCCGATACAAGTGGAAAATGATTCGGCTTTACCACAAACTGTTTATTCTACTTTTCGATCAAACATGATGATGAAACCGGATCTGTAATTTCCCCTCATCCAGCTTGGCGGAAGCAATCTGTTTATTCAATAAATGCGGTGGCAGCATCATGCACCGCTTTTCATTTTTTATGGCGATATGAATCTCGCCACCGGCCTGAGAAAGCGTCATTTCCGATTTGTCGGCAAAGGGCAGGTGGAAAATCAGGACATCCTGATCGTTGTCCCGGAAGGTCTCCATCAGGCGTGTCCGGCATAAAACGGCCTCCGGATTCATTTTACCGTAGAGATCCCCGATTTGGGCCAGTACCGGGACCGATTTGAGTTCGTGCTTCATCAGATTCAGATAAAAGACGGGAAGATCGGCAAAGCTTTCCCTGATTTCATTTAAGCCTTCATTTTGAAGTTCAACCCACCGGTTGAAATAACCGGACAGCGCCTCCTGCGGAAATACTTTATTGATGATGACGGCGTCTACCTGGTAATCAAACAGGCTCAGCCAGGTGAAGCTGCGTTTTGTTTCCTTGATGACGATTTTTTCAGGCGTTGTGACGAGGCGTACGGTCAGGACATCTTTGTTGAGCATCAGCGCCTGAAGGCGTTCGAGCTTAGCCATCAGCTTCGTCAGGTCTTCAAAGACATTGTCTTTGGGCATCGGCATCTTGAGGACTTTTTCGATGACCGGCCCGGCGACCTTGACGGCCTGGCGCTTCACGGGAAGAATTTTGCTGACCATTTCTCCGAACATTTCCGGGTATTTCAGCAGGTTCAGCGTTTCACCCGTCGGCGCACAATCGACGATCAACACATCATATTTATTCTTTTCGTAATAGTCCAACACGGAAAATAAGGAAAACAGCTCTTCAAGACCGGGGAAAATGAGGAGCTCTTCCGCTTCAATTCCGCCTTCGGCCCGTGACAGGATCATTTGCTTGATGTAGGATTTTAAGCTTCCCCAAGCCGCCTCGCTTTCCCTGACGACGTCGATTTCCAGGGCGTCAAGGCAGGGGATGACCGCAGTCGGTTCACTGCCAAGCTTCATGTCGAGTGAATCAGTCAGGCTATGGGCTTGGTCGGTGCTCATGAGGAGGACGCGACGGCCCTTTGTGGCCAGCCTGATGGCGGTTGCGGCGGCGACACTGGTCTTGCCGACCCCGCCTTTGCCGGTATATAAAATAATACGCATGCTCTTTTCCTCCTAATCGATGGTTACCGTGTGAACTTTGCTGTCAGATTTAGTAGGGTCTGTGGTTTTCGAGGTTTTGGAGCTGTTCACCAGGCATTCCACCAGCAAGTCTTTGACTTCTTTTTCGATGACGGACAGGTGTTCTCTGACATTTTCGGGCATCAGGGTTTCCAGGGCTTCTTTTTGCAGCCGTTTCGCTTCGAGCATTTTTTGGATGAATTCAGGATTAATGGTTGTATCCATAGGGGTGACCTCCTCTATTTTGGTTCAAACCGTACTGTTAGCTTGCCATCGGTTAACTTGGCGGAGCTGACCAGATGATGGCGAAGGGTTGACGGTTTCGGGATGCTGCGTTTGAAGTTACCGATTTTCAGAATCAGATCGGTTGCGGATTCGTTGAAACGGATGTCGTCTTTTTCTACAAACGGCAGATCCAGGATTAAGGCATAGCCGGTTTCGGTCTTTTCATAATGCTCACCCAAAGAAGGGGGCTGAAGCTCGAACAGTGGGCTGCTTTCGGCCAAGATATCCGCCAGGCGTCCGATGCCGCCGACACCGTTTAAATCGCTGTCAAACCAAGGGATGCGGCGGATCGTCCTGCCGGCAAACAAACTTTCAAGTTCTTCGGTGTATTGGGTTTGGATGGCTATCCATTCAGCAAAGAACGGATTATCCAGATCCTGCGGTAATATCCGGTTGATATACAGGCAGTCCACGTTGAAGCCGTAAAGATTCAGATACATGAAGTTGCGTTTGGTTTCTTCAACCACCATCTTTTCAGGGATCGTGACCAGCCGGATGGCCGTTAGGGCGGGATCTTTAAGCAGCGTCTGAAGTTCAAGGAGTGTGGCGTAGAGCCTTTCGATATCCGTCATGGCCTTGCGGTCAGGCAGCTGGACTTTGAAGAGCGTTTTGGATATCGGCGACAAAATCCTTAGCGCGGCCTTGCCGATCGGGAACATTTTCTCCATATACCAGGACAGCAGTTCAGGAAATTTAAGCAGCGCCAGCGTTTCGCCTGTGGGTGCGCAGTCTACGATGATGCGGTCATAACGGCCGCTTTGATGCAGCGCCAAGATCTTAAGCAAGGAAAACAATTCGTCCATACCCGGAAAAACGGCGAGCTGTTCCAATTGTTCACCGCCCACGCCGCTCTCGCCAATCAGGCCGAGGACGGCTTTTTTCATATCCTTGAAGTCGTTTTCCATGACGTCGTGCGGATCGATTTCCAGCAAATGCAGGCCGTTGTCCAGAACGGTGATCTCGCTGCCAAGGGTCAATTCAAATAAGTCGCCGAGGTTATGGGCCATGTCGGTGCTGACAAGAAGCGTTTTCTTGCCTTCACCGGCGGAAAGCATGGCATGGGCTGCAGCGACGCTCGTTTTGCCGACACCGCCTTTGCCTGTAAATATCAAAATCGTACCCATCTAATAGACCCCTTTCTTAAATTCGAGATACGAATAGTTCTAGCGTGGAAGTATTTACTCTGAAGCAGACTAATCGTAATCATTCACTCATTGATCATTCAGTTGATGTTCACTCGATGACTCACTCGATGATGATTTTTCGTATCGTCTGCGCGGGACTGTTCATCGCTCGTGACTGTTCCTTTTGCAAGACACAGAAGACTTTCTCGATGATCGTGAAGAGCAGGGCTGTTTCATCGGAGGTCAGCTCGGCGAGCACCTTTTGCCCGTATTGCCTGAAGGTCGTAAGAATCTGGCGGATCTGGTTCCTGCCGGATTCATGGAGGCGGATGGTCACGACCCGTTTGTCGTCGTCATTCCGCTCGCGGCTGAGCAATGCTTGCTTCTCCATGCGGGAGATAATGCCGGTAGCCGTATTCAGCGGGACATTCAGATACTGGGCAACCTGCGTCATGGTGACATCCTCTTGACGATACAAAAGCAGCAGGACGAGTAATTCGTTTTTGGTGGCGTTCATCAGAATATTCGCCCATAGATCACCAGCGATCAGCGGCTTGATCCGGTCGATGAACTGAAATAGGGTATCTTCCATTAAGAGTTTTTCAGCATCCAAACTTAGTTCCTCCTTCGAAGTAATTTAATTCTACATCGGAATTAAATGGACGTCAAGAGGTAGTTATATGGTTTCGCGATCTAGACCACATATAGGATCGGAACATCTTTAAGTTTTTGCGCAAGCTGTTCTCTTAAGAATTGCTCTGCTTCCCCCCGCGCTTCAGGACGGTAACAGTATTTTCCTCGGCCGCGCCCGGTCATCAGGGATTTATCGTATAATTCCAGCGCATTCGGAAAGGCCTCGGTGTTGATGGCGCGATGCACATAACTGTAGGTCATAAAAATGATTTCAATAAACAAGTGCTTTTTGGTATTCTCGGAGAGCTTGTCAGCCAATTCATCGATCAGCTGACCATAGAGCGCCTTCCAGTTGTCCGCGAGGACGACGGGGGCAATCAGTATCCCCACTTTGTATCCGGCGTCACCCATCTGGTTAAGCGCTGCGATCCGTGTTTGCAATGAGGAGGTTCCGAACTCGACTTTTTGGATGATCTCCTGGGGGTTCATACTCATGCGCATCAGGATACGGCCCCGATGATTTAAGGGAAGCAAAGGGCCAATATGATCAAATTTGGTTGGAAAGGTCAAAAAGCTTTTTTCGCTCAGACTGAAGCGCTCGATCGTCCATTCCAGGTTGCCGGTGATGGTATTTTCCAACACCAGATCACTGTTACTGCCGATTTCGAAGACAAGATCTTTATCCGAATTCCGTGCCGTTTTGAGCAGCTTTTCCATCATTTGCTCCCGGTTGACGAAGAGTCGGAGATAGGAACATTTGTTGTAATTGCAGACCAGATAGCAATAAAGACACATGGCGCTGCAGCCGGAGGACGTATACGGGACCAGGTAATCGGAGACTTTGTGATTAGGTGTATAGGTTAACGATTTTCGGACGCCGATGATAAGATGCCGCTTCATCCTGGCGAATTCACGGTTTTCATTTTGCCGCAATGACGTAATGTTATTGTGGTTTTCTATTGGAATCCAGGGGATTTGTTGAAATTGATGCTTTAATTTTTTCCCCAGTTTATAATCAAGGATTGCCGGTTCATAGAAGATTTTATCCGGGACCATAGTCTCACCCCTATTTTTCTGCCTTGAATTCGTATGTTCCAATTAGTATGTTCCAAAGGGTAGAATTTATTTCGTAATAATTTACGCCCGACACGATAGATGGCGGGCCCATCGGTCAAAGGGGGACATATCGGGTTAAGCTGCCTTGCGATGATTATGAAGCCGAGTATCTCGTCGACGGCTATCTTTTTTATTTAGATGACTTTGGCTATTACATTGAATCAATCTTAATTCAATAAAAAAATAAAGGCTATAAAGCCTTCACTTTGTTATCAATGATTTTAATTTGGGCACTGTTTTCCGTCAAATCATCCCGTATCTCTTGTATTGCTTGCCAGGACATATCTTGCTTTTCGCTGACTTTATCAACTTTGTTCTCGAGTTTTTCAACTTTGTTCTCAAGTCTATCTATTTTGTCACTTAGCGTTTTATTTTCTACGCGCAAAGCTTTTTCCATTGAATTTAATTTATCCAGGATTATATCCGATTTATCCATAGGCACGTCCTCCTGACCTTTAGCAATATCATATCACTTTCCAGTTGTTTGGACAAGAATAGATTGAGGTGAATGGTAAAGGAAAGGGCAAGAATAATCATGTTGTCAGCAGGGTGTCTATCCTCTACTGAAGAGCTTTTTCCTTGATGCTGTGATGTTCTTCTATCCTCTGCTTTAGCTCTTCAACCGTTATGCCTTTTTTTTCAGCTATTTCCTTAAGTTTCGCTTCATCCATTTTTCCGTGGCCTTTGCAGCATTTACCTTCCGCAATCCGCTTTTTCAGTTCTTCGACCGTAATACCTTTTTTTTGGGCGATCTCCTTGAGCTTTGCCTCTAATCGAACTTTAGCTTCTTCCTTAGTAATTCCCTTTTCTTGCGATATTTTGTCGATCATTTTGTCATAGCAGGATGGGGATTGTACGTTCGGACTATTCTGCTCCGTAGCAGCAATTGCCACGAAAGACAATGACAAAGTAAAAATTAAAGCAACGGTTAGGGATAATGCAATTAACTTTGTTTTGTTAATTATAAGCCCTCCTTTATTTTAACTTGCCCTTTCCTGTCTTTATTTTGAGCAGCTTAGAAGGAATAATACCTCTAGATGAAAAGAGTCAAACATCTCCATCCGGGCAGATGGCGAATATGGAATCTGATTTCATCCAATACAATACCGATTTCCGTCATATAGACTTCGAAGGGTGGCTTATTGAAGTCCTGCATCATTGCA encodes the following:
- a CDS encoding thioredoxin family protein; this translates as MNIKVLVSCCSDYGLKEKTDEVIKEIGIDATVEKVKDMKTLMSYGVMKGPAIVINEKVKSMGRVPSKDEIKKYIQDEMGV
- a CDS encoding metalloregulator ArsR/SmtB family transcription factor — translated: MSDELRLNILFHLYQNGEKCVCELTDYFKISQSALSYHLKILSDNELLIKRQEAVWNLYSLNKEHFMFPILKSIFKNQIKVLADTSGK
- a CDS encoding ArsA family ATPase, encoding MRIILYTGKGGVGKTSVAAATAIRLATKGRRVLLMSTDQAHSLTDSLDMKLGSEPTAVIPCLDALEIDVVRESEAAWGSLKSYIKQMILSRAEGGIEAEELLIFPGLEELFSLFSVLDYYEKNKYDVLIVDCAPTGETLNLLKYPEMFGEMVSKILPVKRQAVKVAGPVIEKVLKMPMPKDNVFEDLTKLMAKLERLQALMLNKDVLTVRLVTTPEKIVIKETKRSFTWLSLFDYQVDAVIINKVFPQEALSGYFNRWVELQNEGLNEIRESFADLPVFYLNLMKHELKSVPVLAQIGDLYGKMNPEAVLCRTRLMETFRDNDQDVLIFHLPFADKSEMTLSQAGGEIHIAIKNEKRCMMLPPHLLNKQIASAKLDEGKLQIRFHHHV
- a CDS encoding ArsA family ATPase; the encoded protein is MGTILIFTGKGGVGKTSVAAAHAMLSAGEGKKTLLVSTDMAHNLGDLFELTLGSEITVLDNGLHLLEIDPHDVMENDFKDMKKAVLGLIGESGVGGEQLEQLAVFPGMDELFSLLKILALHQSGRYDRIIVDCAPTGETLALLKFPELLSWYMEKMFPIGKAALRILSPISKTLFKVQLPDRKAMTDIERLYATLLELQTLLKDPALTAIRLVTIPEKMVVEETKRNFMYLNLYGFNVDCLYINRILPQDLDNPFFAEWIAIQTQYTEELESLFAGRTIRRIPWFDSDLNGVGGIGRLADILAESSPLFELQPPSLGEHYEKTETGYALILDLPFVEKDDIRFNESATDLILKIGNFKRSIPKPSTLRHHLVSSAKLTDGKLTVRFEPK
- a CDS encoding MarR family transcriptional regulator, encoding MDAEKLLMEDTLFQFIDRIKPLIAGDLWANILMNATKNELLVLLLLYRQEDVTMTQVAQYLNVPLNTATGIISRMEKQALLSRERNDDDKRVVTIRLHESGRNQIRQILTTFRQYGQKVLAELTSDETALLFTIIEKVFCVLQKEQSRAMNSPAQTIRKIIIE
- a CDS encoding spore photoproduct lyase; protein product: MVPDKIFYEPAILDYKLGKKLKHQFQQIPWIPIENHNNITSLRQNENREFARMKRHLIIGVRKSLTYTPNHKVSDYLVPYTSSGCSAMCLYCYLVCNYNKCSYLRLFVNREQMMEKLLKTARNSDKDLVFEIGSNSDLVLENTITGNLEWTIERFSLSEKSFLTFPTKFDHIGPLLPLNHRGRILMRMSMNPQEIIQKVEFGTSSLQTRIAALNQMGDAGYKVGILIAPVVLADNWKALYGQLIDELADKLSENTKKHLFIEIIFMTYSYVHRAINTEAFPNALELYDKSLMTGRGRGKYCYRPEARGEAEQFLREQLAQKLKDVPILYVV